The Vibrio chagasii genome includes a region encoding these proteins:
- the metA gene encoding homoserine O-acetyltransferase MetA, protein MPIRIPDQLPASDVLREENIFVMPLSRASTQEIRPLRVLILNLMPKKIETETQFLRLLSNSPLQVDVELLRIDDRPSKNTPTEHLDNFYRQFEMVKNRNFDGLIITGAPLGLVQFEDVIYWDHLKTIMEWANKHVTSTLYVCWAAQAGLKLLYDLPKRTRKEKLSGVYNHEIHNPYHPILRGFDDTFLAPHSRYADFSPEYLAEHTDLDVLATSDVAGVYLASTKDKRNVFVTGHPEYDAHTLHNEYIRDLGEGMEPVIPINYYPNNNPDNKPVASWRSHGHLLFSNWLNYCVYQQTPYDLDHFSEENFTKDD, encoded by the coding sequence GCCTATTCGCATTCCAGACCAATTGCCAGCGAGCGATGTTCTTCGTGAAGAAAACATCTTTGTTATGCCGCTATCAAGAGCATCGACACAGGAAATCCGTCCACTTCGAGTCTTGATCCTCAACCTAATGCCGAAGAAGATTGAAACCGAGACTCAATTCTTACGCCTACTATCCAATAGCCCGTTGCAAGTGGATGTTGAGCTGCTTCGAATCGATGATCGTCCAAGTAAAAATACACCGACCGAGCACTTGGATAACTTTTACCGTCAATTTGAGATGGTCAAAAACCGTAACTTTGATGGACTGATCATCACTGGTGCGCCACTGGGCTTGGTTCAGTTTGAAGATGTTATCTACTGGGACCACCTAAAAACCATCATGGAGTGGGCTAACAAGCATGTTACCTCGACTCTCTATGTGTGCTGGGCTGCTCAAGCGGGCTTGAAACTGCTGTATGACTTACCGAAGCGTACTCGTAAAGAGAAGCTTTCGGGCGTTTACAACCACGAGATTCACAACCCTTACCACCCTATTCTGCGTGGTTTTGATGACACCTTCTTAGCGCCACACTCTCGCTATGCGGATTTCTCACCAGAGTATCTAGCAGAGCATACCGACCTTGATGTGCTTGCAACTTCAGATGTCGCTGGTGTGTATCTAGCATCAACCAAAGACAAGCGAAACGTGTTTGTGACTGGTCACCCTGAATACGATGCACACACGCTTCACAATGAATACATCCGTGATTTAGGTGAAGGCATGGAGCCAGTCATCCCTATCAACTACTACCCGAACAATAACCCAGACAACAAACCGGTCGCAAGCTGGCGCAGCCACGGTCACTTACTGTTCTCAAATTGGCTAAACTACTGCGTTTACCAACAAACGCCTTACGATTTGGATCACTTCAGCGAAGAGAACTTCACCAAAGACGATTAG
- the pilW gene encoding type IV pilus biogenesis/stability protein PilW yields MPAKSLFSNPLFSALIASISLSGCVSVTEGPPKIESDPIAMSESRIELGLGYMGQGNMVRARENLELAIKHAPSYYRARLSMAHYYEQVGEVDEASSAYRKALSLDSRNGNVLNNYGTFLCKQGEYKQADKYFNRAIDQPYYYLVSASYENAGFCAFKAGNTEQAKYYFTRAIDHDPNRVKSILQLSKIEVSEADYNDARLRLFKFHQRYGYQIPSLQILVDLEKKAGNHALEKKYQSKLDELLSA; encoded by the coding sequence ATGCCTGCCAAGTCGTTGTTTTCAAATCCCCTATTCTCAGCTCTGATTGCTTCTATCTCATTGTCTGGCTGTGTCTCTGTAACAGAAGGACCACCGAAAATAGAAAGCGATCCTATTGCTATGTCAGAATCTCGCATTGAATTAGGTTTGGGATACATGGGCCAAGGCAACATGGTAAGGGCTCGTGAAAATCTAGAACTTGCTATCAAACACGCACCGAGTTATTACCGTGCTCGGCTCTCTATGGCCCATTACTATGAACAAGTGGGTGAAGTCGATGAAGCGAGTTCTGCATATCGAAAAGCGTTAAGCCTAGACTCAAGAAACGGTAACGTGCTCAATAACTACGGGACGTTTTTGTGTAAGCAAGGCGAGTATAAACAAGCCGATAAGTACTTTAATCGCGCCATTGACCAGCCCTATTACTACTTAGTATCCGCCAGTTATGAGAATGCGGGGTTTTGTGCTTTTAAGGCAGGTAATACAGAACAAGCCAAGTATTACTTCACGCGCGCCATTGACCATGATCCGAACCGAGTAAAGTCGATATTACAGCTATCTAAAATTGAAGTGAGTGAAGCCGATTATAATGACGCTAGGCTTCGTCTGTTTAAGTTCCACCAGCGGTATGGCTATCAAATTCCATCGCTTCAAATTTTAGTCGATCTCGAAAAGAAAGCCGGAAACCATGCGCTTGAGAAGAAGTACCAAAGTAAGTTGGATGAATTGCTCTCTGCTTAA
- the rlmF gene encoding 23S rRNA (adenine(1618)-N(6))-methyltransferase RlmF translates to MSQSQNRTTLSLSKNSASDKNRNSTDSKVAGQNKAKRASGKPNNKGGKGKAPFKKDTSNKNAPKRSSGSQKPSGSKRTGGSQRNKNTVKPAAGLHPRNQHTGRYDFELLVAALPELKARLIKNPVGEDTINFSDPLAVKLLNKALLAHHYGVKHWDIPAGYLCPPIPGRADYIHRVADILNSDGQGKPYNHQSVKALDIGVGANCIYPIIGATEYKWRCTGSDVDPVSVKAANFIAESNVNLKGKIKARLQADSESIFKGVIKDNERYDVTICNPPFHSSLEEAEKGTQRKLDNLAANRAKKAGQTFKPETKKAKQNKPILNFGGQKAELWCPGGEAAFIMKMARESQLFATQVLWFTTLISKKDNVDMLRSELGKLKAKQVKVVEMSQGQKVSRFVAWTFMDDEQRQEWIALK, encoded by the coding sequence ATGAGCCAATCACAAAATAGAACCACGTTAAGTCTGTCAAAAAACAGTGCTTCTGATAAAAACCGTAACAGTACGGATTCAAAAGTGGCTGGACAGAACAAAGCTAAGCGAGCTTCTGGTAAACCAAACAACAAAGGCGGGAAGGGCAAAGCTCCTTTTAAAAAAGACACTTCTAATAAGAACGCACCCAAAAGATCGAGCGGCTCTCAAAAGCCTTCTGGCTCGAAGCGCACCGGTGGTTCACAACGCAATAAGAATACCGTAAAGCCAGCAGCGGGTTTGCACCCAAGAAACCAGCACACAGGGCGCTACGACTTCGAGCTATTGGTCGCGGCTTTGCCAGAACTAAAAGCGCGCTTAATTAAGAATCCAGTAGGCGAAGACACGATCAATTTCTCTGATCCATTGGCGGTTAAACTACTCAACAAAGCGTTATTGGCGCATCATTATGGTGTTAAGCACTGGGATATTCCTGCTGGATACTTGTGCCCACCTATTCCTGGTCGAGCGGATTACATTCACAGAGTGGCAGACATTCTTAATAGCGATGGCCAGGGCAAACCTTATAATCATCAATCAGTGAAAGCGCTAGACATCGGTGTTGGTGCGAACTGTATCTACCCAATTATTGGCGCCACAGAATACAAATGGCGTTGCACGGGTAGTGATGTTGACCCAGTGTCGGTGAAAGCCGCGAATTTCATTGCTGAAAGTAACGTTAATTTAAAGGGTAAGATCAAAGCACGTTTGCAAGCTGACTCTGAATCTATCTTTAAGGGCGTAATCAAAGATAACGAACGTTACGATGTCACTATTTGTAACCCTCCATTCCACAGCTCTCTAGAGGAAGCAGAAAAGGGCACACAGCGTAAACTAGACAACTTAGCGGCAAACCGAGCTAAGAAAGCGGGTCAAACGTTCAAACCTGAAACGAAAAAAGCCAAGCAAAATAAGCCAATTTTAAACTTTGGCGGTCAAAAAGCGGAGTTATGGTGCCCAGGTGGTGAAGCAGCATTCATCATGAAAATGGCAAGAGAGAGCCAATTGTTTGCGACTCAAGTGCTGTGGTTCACGACGCTAATTTCGAAGAAAGACAACGTTGATATGCTTCGTTCTGAACTTGGTAAGCTTAAAGCGAAACAAGTGAAAGTCGTAGAGATGTCTCAAGGCCAGAAAGTGAGTCGCTTTGTAGCATGGACTTTTATGGACGACGAGCAAAGACAAGAATGGATCGCGCTTAAATAA